A window of the Microbulbifer aggregans genome harbors these coding sequences:
- the rfbA gene encoding glucose-1-phosphate thymidylyltransferase RfbA yields MRKGIILAGGSGTRLYPLTQGVSKQLMAVYDKPMVYYPLSTLMLSGIREVLIITTERDCAQFKSLLGDGAQWGMAFSYAIQSRPEGIAQALIIGADFIGNNSCALVLGDNIFYGHNLTSTLRAANDRTTGASVFAYEVSDPESYGVVAFDSNQRALSLEEKPKIPQSNFAVTGLYFFDNQVCDIARDIKPSKRGELEITDVNRWYLEQNLLNVEILGRGSAWLDTGTHDRLLEAAQFVQTIERRQGLKIACPEEVAFRMGYISKRQLENLAEPLLKSGYGRYLQKVISSTDMPKLPNERVLQPAI; encoded by the coding sequence ATGAGAAAAGGAATTATTCTTGCTGGGGGATCTGGGACCCGGTTATACCCGCTCACCCAGGGGGTCAGCAAGCAGCTTATGGCTGTCTATGATAAGCCGATGGTTTACTATCCCTTATCAACACTTATGCTGTCCGGTATCAGGGAAGTCCTTATTATTACCACTGAAAGGGATTGTGCCCAGTTCAAGAGCCTTTTAGGCGATGGTGCTCAATGGGGCATGGCATTCAGCTATGCGATTCAGTCAAGACCAGAGGGCATTGCGCAAGCACTGATCATTGGTGCTGATTTCATTGGGAACAATAGCTGTGCTTTGGTGCTAGGCGACAACATTTTTTATGGGCACAATCTCACTAGCACACTCCGTGCGGCTAATGACCGCACTACGGGTGCTTCTGTGTTTGCTTATGAAGTTTCTGATCCCGAGTCTTACGGTGTCGTTGCCTTCGATAGTAACCAGCGCGCACTAAGCCTCGAGGAAAAGCCAAAAATTCCCCAGTCAAACTTTGCTGTAACGGGGCTATATTTTTTCGATAATCAGGTGTGTGATATTGCAAGAGATATCAAGCCAAGTAAGAGAGGTGAACTTGAAATTACCGATGTAAATCGTTGGTACCTGGAGCAGAACCTTCTCAATGTAGAGATTTTGGGGCGCGGAAGTGCTTGGCTCGATACCGGTACTCACGACCGCCTTCTCGAAGCAGCCCAATTTGTCCAAACAATTGAGCGCAGACAGGGTCTTAAAATTGCCTGTCCTGAGGAGGTCGCATTTCGTATGGGCTATATCAGTAAACGTCAGCTCGAGAATTTGGCTGAACCGTTGCTCAAGAGTGGCTATGGACGGTATTTGCAGAAAGTGATATCGAGCACCGATATGCCTAAGTTACCTAATGAGCGTGTTCTTCAGCCTGCTATCTAG